The DNA window GACGGCTGCGCCCGAGCAGGTCGAACGCTGGATCCCGCCCAGCCTGGCCGGGCAGCTGACGTGGTGCCAGCTCTTCAGCGAGCCCGACGCGGGCTCCGACGCCGCGTCCGTGCAGACGAAGGGCATCCGGGTCGAGGGAGGGTGGCGGGTCACCGGCCAGAAGGTGTGGACAAGCGGGGCCCAGCACAGCGACCGAGGGTTGGCGACCGTCCGGACCGAGCCGTCGGCGCCCAAGCACAAGGGCATCACGGCCATGGTCGTCGACCTGCGGGCGCCGGGGGTGGAGGTCCGCCCGCTGCGCGAGATCACCGGCGAGGCACTGTTCAACGAGGTCTTCCTGAACGATGTCTTCGTCCCCGACGCCGATGTGGTCGGCGAGGTCAACGAGGGCTGGAAGGTGGCACGCACGACCCTCGGCAATGAGCGGGTGACCATCGGCGGCGGGTCCCGGGAGGGAGTTCCCGCCTCCGCGCTGATCGACCTCGCCGAGCGCCATGCGCAGGACACCGGCCAGGAGCTGCGGCGACGGATCGCCGGGCTGATCGCCGAGGAGCACGCCATGCGCCTGGTCAACCTGCGTCAGGCCGCCCGGGCGGTCACCGGCTCCGGACCCGGTCCGGAAGGAAATGTGACCAAGCTGCTCTCCGCCGAGCACGCACAGCGGGTGACCGAGCTCGCCGTGGAGATCGCCGGTCCCGCCGCACTCATCGGGCAGGAGGAGCGCGTCACCTTCGAGTACCTCTTCGACCGCTGCCTGAGCATCGCCGGGGGTACGTCGGAGATCACCCGCAATGTGATCGCCGAGCGAATCCTCGGGCTTCCGCGCGACCCGCTGATCCGCTGATCCGCCGACCTGCTGACCCCCCCCCGGCCCGAACGCCCTGAGGGCGCCGCCCCCGCCCTGTCACTTGGAGGCGGCGCCCGCCTTGGCAGCCTTGCGGTCGGCGGCGAGCAGTGCGCGCAGGCCTCGGAGGTTGTTCTCGACACCGAAGGCGAAGTCGTCGTCGCTCACCATGTTCCACGAGTGGCGTTCGACCTCGCGGGACATGATCGGCATCTTGCTGGCGAGGTGGGCCCTCGGACTCGACGTCCCCTCGGCGAGGCCGTGGGCGCGCATCATCCGCTCCACCATGAGCGAACCCCGGGTGTAGACGGAGAGCGTGAAGTAGGCGTAGCTCGCGGACTCCTCACTGAAGCCGGCGCCGACCAGCACTTCAAGGATCTCCTCGATACGCGACCAGGTCAGCGTGATGGTGTCGTCCGAGTAGCTGGCGCCGCGCATGATGCTGAGATCGCAGAGCACGTCGTCGGTGCGCAGAATGGAGCGGAAGTTGGTGAAGAACTCCCGCAGGACTTCCTCCCAGGTACGCCCTTCCAGCGGAGGCATCTGCCCGTACAGCCTCTTGAACGCCTCCTCGGTGAGGGCGTCCAGCAAGTCCTCCTTGCTCTTGAAGTACCAGTAGATACTCGTCACGCCGACATCGAGGTGCTGGGCGAGCCGGGGCATGCTCAGCCCGTCGACCCCATCCGCCTCGCAGAGCGTGAACGCGCCTCGGAGGATCTCTTCCGAGGTGATCGATCCCCGGGCTCGCCTGCGGCGCGGTGAAGCGGTGCGCTTCGCCTGGGCAGCCATGGACTTCTCCCGTCACCAGCCATTACGGTATGCCTATCGATAGTACCGCAGGCACCGGCTCGGCATGGCCGCTTCAGGAGCCCGGGGGGTCACAGCAGCAGCGCGCCGGTTGCCGCGCCCAGCGCCGCCCCGGCCACGGTCTGCGCGGCGCTGTGGTAGCCGAGGGCGACCCGGGACCAGCAGACGGCCGCCGTCAACGCGTGGGCGAGCAGCCACCAGGGCGAGTGGACGACGGCGAGCAGGGTGACGACCGCCGACGCGACGGCCGCGTCCACGGAGATCTTCCACAGGGCGTTGACCGCCAGCAGCAGGACCGTCATCGCCCAGAGGGCGACCATCGCGGTCAGCAGGTCGGCCGGCGCATCCAACCAGGCTCCACCATTCAAGGACGAAGGCCCGGGCCGCGTTGCGGCCGGGCCTTCGGGGTGGGGTGGGTCAGGTCGTCGGGGTGGCGACCAGGTGGTCGCCGGGGATACCCGCCTTGTCGGGGCTGTAGTACTCCTTGATGCCGGTGATCCAGGTTGTGGCCGCGATCCGATCCGCGTCCGTGGGTTCGAAGGCGTCGAAGAGTGCGTCGATATTCGCGGGGGCGAAGCCGATGGCCCTCATCAGGGCGGTGAAGGCGGGCCGCCCGATGAATCCGTCGCCGTCCAGATGACCCATGCCGACGAGTGACTCGGCGAATTCGCTGATTGCCTCGCTGAAGCGCTCCGGAGCGAGCACGCAGGCCACGTACTCGTCGAAGCTGATTCTGTTGTCGTGGTTGGCGTCCAGCTCGCGGACCAGCGTCGTCCAGTATTTCCGGAAACCGGCCAGCATCGCGCTTTTTGCTGCTTCGTCGGCTTCGGGAACCGCCTGGATGACGCGCTCCGCCATGAGCTCGAAATCGTCGGCCTCAAGGTAGCGGTTGCCGTCGGCGTCGAACAGAGAGAACACCAGCTTGACTCGGTCGAGTGCTTCCGTCCGCATTGTGTCCCACCTTTCCCAGGGCCATGAGCCGGAGAAGTTGCGTTGCATTTTCACTATGCAGGACGGGGTTCAGAAATTCCCCGAGATGATGGGCATTCAGCAGAAAGAGTGAACATTCTCGGACAGGAGCGTGCCTGGTCGGGCGGCGGGGCTAGCGTGGCTTGCGCATCCCGGCCGGACCGCGACCCGTCGCCTGGCAGCCTTGGGGAGCTTGGTATGGCAGACCGCAGGACGCCCACCCGGCTGCGCGTGCGGTACTGGTTCGACAACCTGGTGGCCCGGGGCACCCCCACACTCATCGGCCTGCTGACCCTGGCCTGCCTGGTGGTCGTGGTCCCGGCGAGCGCCGGGCTGGTGTGGGCCGACCGGAACACGCCGAGCACGCACTCCGCCCGGCTCGCGGCGGTCTGGAAGACCGTCGGCGAAACCCTCAGGCTCGGGGGCGCGGTCGGCACTCCCCCCTATGTGGTGCTGTCGGTGCTGCTGGCCCTGGTGGCGCTGTTCTTCGTCTCCACCCTCGTCAGCCTGATCACCAGCGGGATCAACGAGAAGATCATGGCGCTGCGGCTGGGCCACTCCACCGTCCTGGAGGAGCGGCACACCGTGCTGCTGGGCTGGTCCGACCAGGTCTTCCCGGTCGTCTCCGAGCTGGTCGCGGCCAACGCCAACCAGCGCAAGGCCGTGGTCGCCATCCTCTCCCCCAAGGACAAGGCGGAGATGGAGGACGAGATCAACGCCAAGGTGGGCCGCACCGGCATCACCCGGGTCATCTGCCGCAATGGCTCGGTCACCGACCCGGCCGTCCTCGCCCGGGTCAGCCCGCAGACCGCCGACGCCGTGCTGGTGCTGTCCCACGGCGACGACGGCGACGACGCCCTGGTGGTG is part of the Peterkaempfera bronchialis genome and encodes:
- a CDS encoding TetR family transcriptional regulator, encoding MAAQAKRTASPRRRRARGSITSEEILRGAFTLCEADGVDGLSMPRLAQHLDVGVTSIYWYFKSKEDLLDALTEEAFKRLYGQMPPLEGRTWEEVLREFFTNFRSILRTDDVLCDLSIMRGASYSDDTITLTWSRIEEILEVLVGAGFSEESASYAYFTLSVYTRGSLMVERMMRAHGLAEGTSSPRAHLASKMPIMSREVERHSWNMVSDDDFAFGVENNLRGLRALLAADRKAAKAGAASK
- a CDS encoding EF-hand domain-containing protein, translating into MRTEALDRVKLVFSLFDADGNRYLEADDFELMAERVIQAVPEADEAAKSAMLAGFRKYWTTLVRELDANHDNRISFDEYVACVLAPERFSEAISEFAESLVGMGHLDGDGFIGRPAFTALMRAIGFAPANIDALFDAFEPTDADRIAATTWITGIKEYYSPDKAGIPGDHLVATPTT